One stretch of Equus przewalskii isolate Varuska chromosome 9, EquPr2, whole genome shotgun sequence DNA includes these proteins:
- the LOC103547843 gene encoding vomeronasal type-1 receptor 4-like has product MASRDLVIGMLFLIQTVVGILGNFSLLYHHLFLYFTGCRLRSKDLILNHMIVANSLTLLCKGVPQTMAAFGWNHFPSDLGCKLLFCLHRVGRGVTLGTTCLLSIFQAITISSRNSRWAELKVKAVSVIVISLFLCWILQMLINVMYAVFVSSNWSKKNITNQKHFGYCSAVRHDKTRDSLYAALLSVPDIFCFGLMLWASGLMVFILYRHKQRVKHIRRTNISPRSSPESRATQGILVLVSTFVSFYSLSSIFQICIGIFDNPNWLLLNISAWINGCFATACPFILMNRDSSMPRLCFAPLRISKPPKLITNK; this is encoded by the coding sequence ATGGCCTCCAGAGATTTGGTTATAGGAATGCTCTTCTTAATCCAGACCGTGGTTGGAATCTTGgggaatttctctcttctttaccaTCATCTCTTCCTTTACTTCACTGGGTGCAGGTTAAGGTCCAAGGATCTGATTCTTAATCACATGATTGTAGCCAACTCCTTGACCCTCCTCTGTAAAGGAGTCCCGCAGACAATGGCAGCCTTCGGGTGGAACCATTTTCCCAGTGACCTTGGGTGTAaacttcttttctgtcttcacaGAGTGGGCAGAGGTGTGACCCTTGGCACCACCTGCCTCTTGAGTATCTTCCAGGCCATCACAATAAGCTCCAGAAACTCCAGGTGGGCAGAGCTTAAAGTGAAAGCTGTCAGTGTCATTGTCATTTCACTTTTCCTGTGCTGGATCCTGCAAATGCTGATAAACGTCATGTATGCCGTGTTTGTGAGTAGCAATTGGAGCAAGAAAAACATCACAAACCAAAAACATTTTGGATACTGTTCTGCTGTTCGTCATGACAAAACCAGAGACTCATTATATGCAGCACTGCTATCAGtccctgatattttctgttttgggcTCATGCTCTGGGCCAGTGGCTTAATGGTTTTCATCCTGTACAGACACAAGCAGAGAGTCAAACACATTCGCAGGACCAACATCTCCCCTAGATCCTCCCCTGAGTCCAGAGCCACCCAAGGTATCCTTGTCCTGGTGAGCACCTTTgtgtctttttactctctctcctccatctttcAAATTTGTATTGGTATTTTTGATAATCCAAATTGGCTGCTGTTGAATATCTCAGCCTGGATTAATGGATGTTTCGCAACTGCCTGCCCATTTATTCTCATGAACCGTGACTCCAGTATGCCCAGGCTCTGCTTTGCCCCTTTGAGGATTTCAAAACCCCCTAAACtcataacaaacaaataa